One Hevea brasiliensis isolate MT/VB/25A 57/8 chromosome 5, ASM3005281v1, whole genome shotgun sequence genomic region harbors:
- the LOC110671819 gene encoding uncharacterized protein LOC110671819: MEEPLLSEKASELGEKESERWSSYQYVGRTGSAIPTASLGGTEVSVEEIRSAAASDYYPPSLHAALISSPEPDPNEQAIVYQGGYGGTATDFRGQILDEVEIRELLIDHVGHRCCWGSRPARTWKIHAVEDCNVYVGTLDTFIEERETIRETKAYLGGNIDGKDKGPELGVWELDLRSQFPVLFLPYRETQAGIPHSEIIEKCTDCEGRGNIICLTCNANQEPGFYKESQMSQCPACCGRGLIAHRDGSDTICTNCSGKGKIPCATCGSRGLIKCQKCQGSGSLLTRSIAIVRWKTLSTRKVSATSGAASVPDEVFHRAKGVQLCNTQAYQCTPAFFADSFFLNKFSSEVIAERASVPPTARVICERHTISVVPVTRVTMARRGRSFSFYIIGFSREVYLKDYYPSRFCWGLCPCLEWLKL; encoded by the exons ATGGAGGAGCCTTTGCTTTCAG AGAAAGCAAGTGAATTGGGAGAGAAAGAAAGTGAGAGGTGGAGCTCATACCAGTACGTGGGTCGGACTGGGTCAGCAATTCCCACTGCTTCTTTGGGAGGAACTGAAGTCAGTGTCGAAGAAATTCGATCGGCGGCTGCTTCCGATTACTACCCACCTTCGCTTCATGCCGCCTTGATCAGTTCGCCCGAGCCTGATCCTAATG AGCAAGCCATTGTTTATCAAGGTGGATATGGAGGAACAGCCACCGACTTTCGCGG CCAAATATTGGATGAGGTTGAGATACGGGAGTTGCTCATTGATCATGTTGGTCATCGGTGCTGTTGGGGAAGCCGTCCAGCTCGAACTTGGAAGATTCATGCAGTAGAAGACTGCAATGTATATGTTGGAACTCTAGACACATTTATAGAGGAAAGAGAAACCATAAGAGAAACAAAGGCTTATCTTGGTGGAAATATTGATGGAAAGGATAAGGGACCTGAACTTGGTGTCTGGGAACTGGATCTAAGATCTCAATTCCCTGTTCTCTTTTTACCATATAGAGAAACGCAGGCTGGAATTCCACATTCTGAAATTATTGAGAAATGCACAG ATTGTGAAGGAAGGGGAAATATTATCTGTCTTACATGCAATGCCAATCAAGAGCCTGGATTTTATAAGGAGAGCCAGATGTCTCAATGCCCTGCTTGCTGTGGAAGGGGTTTGATTGCTCACAGAGATGGATCTGACACAAT ATGCACAAATTGTTCTGGCAAGGGGAAGATTCCTTGTGCAACTTGTGGATCTCGTGGGCTAATAAAATGCCAGAAATGTCAAGGAAGTGGCTCTCTTTTGACGCGCAGTATTGCCATTGTTAGATG GAAAACACTTTCAACTCGAAAAGTTAGTGCAACAAGTGGAGCAGCATCAGTTCCAGACGAGGTTTTTCACAGAGCCAAAGGGGTCCAGTTGTGCAACACTCAAGCATATCAATGCACTCCAGCCTTTTTTGCAGACTCATTCTTCCTTAATAAATTTTCTTCTGAAGTAATAGCAGAGAGGGCTTCTGTACCTCCCACTGCCAGAGTCATATGTGAGAGGCATACCATATCTGTGGTGCCAGTGACACGTGTCACCATGGCTCGTCGTGGTCGTTCCTTCAGTTTCTACATAATTGGTTTTAGCAGGGAGGTCTACTTAAAGGACTACTATCCTTCTAGGTTTTGCTGGGGACTATGTCCTTGTTTAGAATGGTTGAAGTTGTGA